A genomic stretch from Sulfurihydrogenibium azorense Az-Fu1 includes:
- the cydB gene encoding cytochrome d ubiquinol oxidase subunit II has translation MPMEMLTTLEGIWFLLAGVFLVGYALTDGFDLGTGILTIFTKKDENRRILYNAIAPVWDGNEVWLIAGGGMLFAAFPVVYAASFSGFYLAILLVLWALIGRAVAFEYRNKKETPLWRNTWDWIYWIGNFVPALLFGVAVGNAVIGVPIDQEGIYRGDFFTLLRPIPLLMGFVAAFMFLMHGSAYLLRKTEGEVFELAKKAAYIGFFGYVITLAITDFLMVIVAPFLYDNYFKYPLFWIAPAFIIIGLILYFKNLVSNNYDKVIYGSTLTTVGTVLTIALASYPVLMRSSLNPEYNLTIWNSASSHITLTVMLVVTILIMPIVIFYTTYVYRVFKGKVSSEGGYH, from the coding sequence GACCTTGGTACCGGAATATTAACTATCTTCACGAAGAAAGATGAAAATAGAAGAATACTTTACAATGCTATAGCCCCTGTTTGGGATGGTAATGAAGTATGGCTTATAGCTGGTGGTGGAATGCTCTTTGCAGCATTCCCCGTTGTTTATGCAGCCTCTTTTAGTGGCTTCTATTTAGCTATTTTACTTGTTTTATGGGCTTTAATTGGAAGAGCAGTGGCATTTGAATACAGAAATAAAAAAGAAACACCTTTATGGAGAAATACTTGGGACTGGATTTACTGGATTGGTAATTTTGTTCCTGCACTCCTTTTTGGTGTTGCAGTAGGAAATGCTGTAATAGGAGTTCCTATTGACCAAGAAGGTATTTACAGAGGAGATTTCTTTACCCTTTTAAGACCTATTCCACTTTTAATGGGTTTTGTAGCAGCGTTTATGTTCCTTATGCATGGGTCTGCTTACCTACTTAGAAAGACAGAAGGAGAGGTTTTTGAGCTTGCTAAAAAGGCAGCTTACATAGGATTCTTTGGATATGTAATTACTCTTGCAATAACAGATTTTTTAATGGTTATTGTAGCACCATTTCTTTATGATAATTACTTTAAATATCCTTTATTCTGGATAGCTCCTGCATTTATTATTATTGGTCTTATTCTTTACTTTAAAAACCTTGTTTCTAATAATTATGACAAAGTTATTTATGGCTCTACACTTACAACTGTTGGAACAGTTCTAACTATAGCCCTTGCTTCATACCCAGTTCTTATGAGGTCTTCATTAAATCCTGAATACAACTTAACAATATGGAATTCTGCTTCTTCTCATATTACCCTAACAGTTATGCTTGTAGTTACAATCTTAATAATGCCTATTGTTATCTTTTATACAACTTATGTATATAGAGTTTTCAAAGGAAAAGTTTCTTCAGAAGGCGGATATCACTAA
- a CDS encoding Glu/Leu/Phe/Val family dehydrogenase: MENFTTSTFEKIKSIINYFSIATEEKNSLLEILKYPDISFEFSIYLKKENQIKSIKAYRVLHNSLNGPYKGGLRISQDITYQELLELSTLMTLKNALLDIPFGGSKGGISIGSKSLTLEEKELIIREYVRKLSKYIDEYTDIPAPDMNTDEYDMNVFFDEYSKIKGKPVYAIVTGKSPELKGIEYRKFSTGYGVAYITDKVIKDFLNKDNVKIAIQGFGKVGKYTFKKIQELGYKVVAISDSKCGIYSKEGLDFNQINEIKKEYGSVCELAELNKSVDKLNPSEFLYIDCDVLILAAKEDVINKDNADKIKAKIIIEGANKPITTEADDILNKNGKLIIPDILSNSGGVFVSYYEWLKGLGLVDLTDEEIDKIMKEKLIQAYNKVKNISQSKSLPFRESALILSLENLYKKAKLRKVI; this comes from the coding sequence ATGGAGAATTTTACAACGTCTACTTTCGAAAAAATAAAAAGTATTATTAATTATTTTTCAATTGCTACTGAGGAAAAAAATTCTTTACTTGAGATACTTAAATATCCAGATATATCTTTTGAGTTTTCAATCTACTTAAAAAAAGAAAATCAAATAAAAAGTATTAAGGCTTATAGAGTACTTCATAACTCTTTGAACGGACCATACAAAGGAGGATTAAGAATATCTCAAGATATAACTTACCAAGAACTTTTAGAATTATCTACGCTCATGACTTTAAAAAATGCTTTACTTGATATTCCTTTTGGTGGTTCAAAAGGCGGAATTTCAATTGGTTCAAAATCTCTAACATTGGAAGAAAAAGAACTAATCATAAGAGAATATGTAAGAAAGTTAAGTAAATATATTGACGAGTATACTGATATTCCTGCTCCTGATATGAACACAGATGAGTATGATATGAACGTTTTCTTTGATGAATATTCAAAAATAAAGGGAAAGCCAGTTTATGCTATAGTTACTGGAAAATCTCCTGAACTAAAAGGCATTGAATATAGGAAGTTTTCTACGGGATATGGTGTTGCTTATATAACCGATAAAGTTATAAAAGATTTTTTAAACAAGGATAATGTAAAAATAGCTATTCAAGGTTTTGGAAAAGTTGGAAAATACACATTCAAAAAGATTCAAGAGTTGGGTTATAAAGTAGTAGCTATATCAGACTCAAAATGTGGTATTTATTCAAAAGAAGGCTTAGATTTTAATCAGATAAATGAAATAAAAAAAGAGTATGGATCTGTTTGTGAACTAGCTGAATTAAACAAAAGTGTAGATAAATTAAATCCATCTGAATTTTTATACATAGATTGTGATGTGCTTATACTTGCTGCAAAAGAAGATGTTATTAATAAGGATAATGCAGATAAAATTAAAGCAAAAATAATAATAGAAGGTGCAAATAAGCCTATAACTACAGAAGCAGATGATATTTTAAATAAAAATGGAAAATTAATTATTCCAGATATATTATCTAATTCCGGTGGAGTTTTTGTAAGTTATTACGAATGGTTAAAAGGTTTAGGTTTAGTAGATCTAACAGATGAAGAAATAGATAAAATAATGAAAGAAAAGTTAATACAGGCATACAACAAGGTTAAAAATATAAGCCAAAGTAAAAGTCTACCCTTTAGAGAATCAGCATTAATCTTATCTTTAGAAAATCTTTATAAAAAAGCTAAACTTAGAAAGGTCATATAA
- a CDS encoding IS481 family transposase — MKGIIGTPMYMTTLFPKKLSNKIKDIPLTKEAKKRLKWIQHYQDTKNISKTCRYFGISRTTFYKWFERYKKDGLEGLLDRPKTPKNTRKPTIRNQYREQIIKVRKQNPTWSKEKISAYLQEEKNIKVSPSTVYKVLKEEGLIERTKSIKIQNKRKKSIKKKRTKRGLQAQAPGDVVQIDVKHLNIAGATYYQFTAIDKYSRFCFARVYESKNSKKTKEFYIELNEYFEFEIKRVQTDNGSEFLGEFNKYLTDIGVEHYFSYPRSPKTNGVVERLIRTIEEELWLIEGLDYTLEEMNKKLRKYVRKYNFIRPHHSLGYKRPADIVYGV; from the coding sequence ATGAAAGGTATTATAGGAACCCCTATGTATATGACAACACTCTTTCCTAAAAAACTATCAAACAAGATTAAAGACATTCCTTTAACAAAAGAAGCCAAAAAAAGACTAAAATGGATACAGCACTACCAAGATACAAAAAATATATCCAAAACCTGCAGATACTTCGGAATATCAAGAACTACCTTCTATAAATGGTTTGAAAGATACAAAAAAGACGGACTTGAAGGACTTCTTGATAGACCTAAAACACCAAAAAACACAAGAAAACCAACTATAAGAAATCAGTACAGAGAACAAATAATAAAAGTCAGGAAACAAAACCCAACTTGGAGCAAAGAAAAAATATCGGCATATCTACAAGAAGAAAAAAACATAAAAGTATCACCATCTACAGTGTATAAAGTATTAAAAGAAGAAGGATTAATAGAGAGAACAAAATCAATTAAAATACAAAACAAAAGAAAAAAGAGTATAAAGAAGAAAAGGACAAAAAGAGGCTTGCAAGCACAAGCCCCAGGGGATGTAGTACAAATAGACGTAAAACACCTGAACATCGCAGGTGCAACATATTACCAATTCACAGCTATAGATAAGTATAGCAGATTTTGTTTTGCACGGGTATATGAAAGTAAAAATTCAAAGAAAACAAAAGAATTTTATATTGAGTTAAATGAGTATTTTGAATTTGAGATAAAGAGGGTACAAACAGATAACGGGAGTGAGTTTTTAGGGGAGTTTAACAAGTATTTAACGGATATAGGAGTGGAGCATTACTTTAGCTATCCAAGGAGTCCAAAGACTAATGGTGTTGTAGAAAGATTGATAAGGACAATAGAAGAGGAGTTATGGTTGATAGAGGGATTAGATTACACATTAGAGGAGATGAATAAGAAGTTAAGGAAGTATGTAAGGAAGTACAATTTTATAAGGCCACATCATTCTTTAGGATACAAAAGACCAGCAGACATTGTTTATGGAGTATGA
- a CDS encoding nitric-oxide reductase large subunit, giving the protein MAEERSYKKWFVTFLIGLIVAVLLFTGFTVYQIKNVPPIPKEVKGATGTLYTYDDVVQGKAYFQKYVLMDQGSILGNGGYIGPDYTAMMLDKKIRHLEEIYSQKMLSKNFDSLNPAEKAYIDALVKKDMREVSVLKPDTTQITPEHEQAFLKAKQELVEFLTKGNPNYSLIGGIIKPEEAEKIAAFVDWSALVAASPRPGSNLTYTNNWPPEPRIGLTASFSSLAWSLVAVMAIWTLTIVVLWAFYDYFMKFNGEKPEPSLTITSLTPMQQKVLKFVPLVPLFFFLQVVMGGYLAHLYADPAHSWIIPQSLLPFNAARSFHLNLAVLWIAIGWLAGGLFIAPLVTKGKDFKFPIAVDILWIALVIVGLGGLAGLWLGALGKLPDNLWFWFGNEGREYIELGRLWDIGIVVGLVLWFAIVFFTIRKAEKITPPLQMIIWSSFAIAVLYLAGMAPLTKIMPNFTVDDYFRWWVVHLWVENTFELFAAGTMAFLTVALGLVSVRFATIMMFFEAFLIVATGTIGTGHHYFWMGENEMWIAWGGVLSSLEPLPLVILMVEAYKEYAHVSHKDFPFRMAFIWLAGSAFLNWLGAGFYGMIVNLPIVNYYEHGTYFGIAHGHVALLGAFGYVAIAFLYFIVRANALAKGLHWDEKLSNLAFGLTTAGIFLYAIPTMVIGTKQFQWAYEIGYWAARTREVLEGLGFWMWIRIVPDAMILIGSALILVDIVYKLYLSPKESVSYKTSP; this is encoded by the coding sequence ATGGCTGAAGAAAGGTCTTACAAGAAGTGGTTTGTGACATTTCTGATAGGCCTGATTGTTGCTGTTTTACTTTTTACAGGCTTTACTGTCTATCAGATTAAAAATGTTCCACCTATTCCCAAGGAGGTGAAAGGAGCTACAGGAACACTTTACACTTATGACGATGTAGTTCAAGGGAAAGCTTACTTTCAAAAGTACGTTCTTATGGATCAAGGCTCTATCCTTGGTAATGGAGGATACATAGGACCTGATTACACTGCGATGATGTTGGACAAAAAAATAAGACATTTAGAAGAAATCTACTCGCAAAAAATGTTATCAAAAAATTTTGATTCTTTAAATCCAGCTGAAAAAGCTTATATCGACGCACTTGTTAAAAAAGATATGAGGGAAGTATCTGTACTAAAGCCAGATACAACCCAGATTACTCCTGAGCATGAACAAGCTTTTTTAAAAGCAAAACAAGAATTAGTTGAATTTCTAACAAAAGGAAACCCAAATTACTCCTTAATCGGAGGGATTATCAAACCAGAAGAGGCGGAAAAGATTGCTGCATTCGTTGACTGGTCTGCCTTGGTCGCTGCATCCCCCAGACCTGGTAGTAATTTAACTTATACAAACAACTGGCCGCCAGAACCAAGGATTGGATTAACTGCTTCTTTCTCATCATTAGCATGGTCATTGGTTGCAGTAATGGCCATATGGACATTAACAATAGTGGTTTTATGGGCATTTTATGATTACTTTATGAAATTTAATGGAGAAAAACCGGAACCTTCGTTGACTATAACATCTTTAACACCTATGCAACAAAAAGTTTTAAAGTTTGTTCCATTAGTTCCACTGTTCTTTTTCTTGCAGGTGGTTATGGGAGGATATTTAGCGCACCTATACGCAGATCCTGCCCATAGCTGGATAATTCCCCAATCATTATTACCATTTAACGCTGCAAGATCTTTCCATTTAAACTTAGCAGTTCTTTGGATTGCTATTGGTTGGTTGGCAGGTGGATTATTTATAGCACCGTTAGTTACAAAAGGAAAAGACTTTAAATTCCCAATAGCTGTAGATATACTTTGGATTGCACTTGTTATCGTCGGACTTGGAGGATTGGCAGGATTATGGTTAGGAGCTTTAGGAAAACTCCCTGATAATCTTTGGTTTTGGTTTGGTAATGAAGGAAGAGAGTACATTGAATTAGGTAGATTATGGGATATTGGAATAGTAGTTGGACTTGTCCTATGGTTTGCGATAGTATTCTTTACAATAAGAAAAGCTGAAAAGATCACTCCACCACTTCAGATGATTATATGGTCTTCTTTTGCAATAGCTGTTTTATATCTTGCTGGTATGGCACCCCTAACAAAAATAATGCCAAACTTTACTGTTGATGATTACTTTAGATGGTGGGTCGTTCATCTTTGGGTTGAAAATACTTTTGAACTTTTTGCAGCGGGAACTATGGCATTTTTAACTGTTGCTTTAGGTCTTGTCAGTGTTAGATTTGCAACAATAATGATGTTCTTTGAAGCATTCTTAATAGTTGCTACAGGTACGATTGGAACAGGACACCACTATTTCTGGATGGGAGAAAATGAGATGTGGATTGCTTGGGGTGGTGTACTTTCATCCCTTGAGCCTTTACCACTTGTTATACTGATGGTTGAAGCATACAAAGAGTATGCTCATGTATCTCATAAAGATTTTCCATTTAGAATGGCGTTTATCTGGCTTGCTGGTTCTGCATTCTTAAACTGGTTAGGAGCAGGATTTTATGGAATGATAGTAAATCTACCTATAGTTAACTATTACGAACACGGAACCTACTTTGGAATAGCTCATGGACACGTTGCACTACTTGGTGCATTTGGATATGTAGCAATAGCATTTCTTTACTTTATTGTCAGAGCAAATGCTTTAGCAAAAGGTCTTCACTGGGATGAAAAGCTTTCAAACCTTGCCTTTGGATTAACAACAGCGGGAATATTCTTATATGCAATTCCTACAATGGTTATTGGAACTAAACAATTTCAATGGGCATACGAAATAGGATATTGGGCTGCGAGAACAAGAGAAGTATTAGAAGGTTTAGGATTTTGGATGTGGATTAGAATAGTACCAGATGCGATGATATTAATAGGAAGTGCTTTAATTTTAGTGGATATTGTTTATAAGCTTTACCTTTCTCCAAAAGAATCTGTATCATATAAGACATCTCCATAA